The genomic region gggatcggtatatctgctgtaaatatcaggtacaatagaggccctaggacactaccttggggtacacctgctgtcatttgcatcatgcttgagcattcgtcttcgaactttataaagaaatgtcggttttccagataacttttgagaatggtgaagtgattccgtggtaatatttggctgagcttatgtagtagtcctttatgccaaaccctgtcaaaagcttttgcaatatccaggtagacagctatgcagaaccttttattttccatatcatttaatattttgtttataactctgtggacttgttgcacagttgaatgctgtcgtctaaatccaaattgatggcttggtattatatttttttctatcagaattttgtctaatctggcaaagagtattttttcaaacacttttgaaagaatgggcAAGAGACTGATAGGGCGATATGATGTCATTTCTGATGCACTTTTACCTGGTTTGGGGATTGCCGGtatttgtgcaactttccagaggcgtgggaagcattgtgtccttaatatgctgttgaaaatttgtcgtatatatgtaattgctaCATCAGGTAAttcttttagtattttaccatttattagaTCGAAGCCCGGTGCTTTTTTACtgttcagatttttcaaatgatatctgatttctgctgaggttgtaattttcattctcttttctgggttactcgtatttacattttgttcaatgTGCTGGTTGTGTTTTTCGTttgagaatattgttttaaagtgttcAGCTAGTGTGTTTGCCTTCTCTTTATTGGTCTTTGCCCAAGTTCCGTGATGtgttttgatgggaggtttaTGTGGAACTGCTTTGACTAagtttttagttgctttccataggGAATAATTGTTAACTGCCGTGGCCCCCaagttatgtatgtaattctCAAGCTTTTTATCCTGGTgttgttttaataatgtttttaattcggttgttgatttgttaagttttgcCTTATCTTCGGGATGTTTAGTAATTTGCCACTTTTTACggagtttccttttttgttgaattttttgtttgatatgtatTGGAATAGactctttttgttgaatttttatatttggtgtcGAAAGGGTGAGGGCTTTGATGATGGAATCGTTGAAAAAAGCTATTGCTGAGTCAATCTCGTTTTCcgttttcaatgaaatatttatagtcGATTGTGCTTCCACACTTTGTCGGAAATAATTCCagtctgttttattattatatagtcCTCTAAAAGTTTGTTGGTGCAGAGATCCAAGAATTGTCATTAGAAGTGGGGAATGATCCGATGATAGCTCCAAACATGACTTAATGGTGATATGGGattgtggaatatttttaacaatacataaatcaattaaatctgGTTGTTTTCTGATATCTGTAGGCCAGTACGTCGGCTCTCCGGTGCTTATGAAGTGTGCATTATTTTCTCTTATAGCGTCTAGTAATTTTCGGCCTTTCGAAGTTGTTAACCTTGATCcccaaatagaattttttgcattgtagTCACCTCCAGCGATATATCGACTTCCTAGTCCGTTTAAATATTCCAGGTATTGATCTTTTGTGTTATTGAATTTTGGCGGACAGTATACTGCtgatattgttattggtccATTTGAGCTATTTATTGAAACTGTCGTTGCTTGTatgttattttttctataaccaTCAAGTTCGtggtatttaattgttttttttttgatgattattGCAGTTCCTCCGTGAGCCTTGTTATCTGGGTGATTTGTGTAGTGTATGTTGTAATTGGgtatatttacaaaagttttatGAGTTGCATGAGTCTCGGATATTAGCATAATATCAATTGCTTTGTCTAGAATAAAAGTCTTGAGTTCTAGTTCGTGGCGCGTAAGTCCGTTTGCGTTCcaaattgctatttttattttacttagtgcGACCATCTAGCTTCGATACCAGTATGGTTACAATGTTCATCATGGTGGCCATTTGTGTTATCAATTGTTTCAtcatacaaataataataataaatactattAAAATAAGCATGTTTCCAATTATtacttcctttatttattttacagttAACTGGAACATTTGATAGGATATCCGCTTAAAAGGTTTCCTGTTTCTCTTATATTCATTTTTACAATTACGAATCAAACATGGCGGTTACCAAGCATATGACTAAAATACCAAGCGGAAGTGTGAACGctttagaaacaataaaaaaaatctaaactaTTTACGATTTGGCTTTTTATTCTGAAAGGATTTTTTCAAAGCATAAATATATGAGACATAATATTGAGATTCACTGTTATCACTTATCCGCTTTTATTTTGCTTGCGATTTTATTTTACGCACAACTGGCAAGGCCGTTAATGTCACTTTCGTTTTTGTCTTTCCCGAAAAATGTCGACTTGCTGTCAAAGTTTGctacaaaaatacaaagaatTCGTAAATTAACCAAATGTTTCCTCcgtaaatcaaaaaatttcattcaaaataaaaaaacaaaacaatcgcCCAAAAACGACGAAAGGCATACAAAATTTAGAGGCAAATGTCAAAACGAACGGACACGTAAAGTCAGGCCagggaaaaagaaaattttgtgttttcaacAACAAGGCGCTGAAAAACAGACAGACAGTAAATTAGCGAAATAACTTGCAgtggagcagcagcagcagcagcagcaacggaGGCGAGAGGCAACAGCAGCATCAGCGGTGGCAGTGACAGCTTATGAGAGGGAAATCATAATTACTAAATTGGCCAATTGCTttttatctaagaaaaaattcgtggcttaaagtttcaaatattgAATAGTAATCGTGTAGTTACCGATAAAAACTTACATCAACGTACCCAAATCGGTGACAGTCATCGCTGTTTGCaattttgtgttgttgctgctgcacgCAAAGGCATTCAACGACACGTAAGGTGAAGCAGTTGCAAATTGACTTTTGCAGTAAAGGAATAAAAGCACATCTCGAACGCCGCCACCAGTTAGCAGCGTTTCAGCAAATAGAATACGGCGAACTACGGTTAGTAGATTTCCTTTGTCTGAATACAATGTGCATTTCATTGGGATCTGAGTAATCTGCCAATACCGCCGCTTACCAACTCTGTACCCACACTCCTCACATGTAAGGGCACCTGTCATAGCGCATAGAATTCCAGTAAACATAACAAAGAGCTCGACTTGAGATTGTTTAATACATATGCGCTTGCCAGCGATTttggcataaaaaatataaatggaataATTTGACATTTGTATGACGCAATTAAGGcgttaaaataataattggaatTCCCAAGATAAATTTCTAACGCACAAGAAATAGAACATATACACGTTTCGAAATAGGATAGCACCGTACGCtaatacacacacgcacgcgaAGAACAAAACTGAAACCCAACGAATGGGCGCAAAGGCGAGTACTCCGACAGCCAGCGGCCAAAGCCCACGTTCGCGTACCTTTTCCAGCAGTTCAACTGGAACGGACGCTGCACAAACCGCGTCCAATAGTGGTCTGGGCAGTGCTTCAACTGGTGCCGATGGCGGCCAGGGCTTCAACTTGTTGCGTACACTGCCCAGCTTGCAGGTGCAACATCACGTCCAAAATTCGAGCATCGACCGGCAGAGAGCACGTAGTTTAAGTTCAGTACCGGACATTCACAATCAACAACATGGCACCTCGAATACCTCTTGTGTTGTAGGGGGACCGCATACACATCCAGCTGTCAGCACAGCGCCCAGTAGCAATGCATTTGGTTTGTCCTCACAAGCGCACTCCTCAGCTGCTGCCAACTATCTGCAACATCAGCATTATCCACTTGGAGGCGATGGTAGTATTCGTATGAGTGTGCCCGTCAGTAGCAGTTCGTTTCATGACAACTCGCTTATGCTGAATGGTGGAAGTGGTGGTGGTCTCAGTGCTGGTGGCCGTGGCCTCGTGAGCGGACCGCATTCGCATACGCTAAACTTTGAAGAGTTGCAGGACGCTTCAGCAGCAGGCGCAAATTTTGTTGAGAGCATTGCATTGGCGGCATCCTCATCTAGTGGCGCGAGCGGTATTGGGCGCGTCTACACCGCAACGTCGCTGCCATCGCATATTTGGTCATTTAATGGTAAGTaagtttctatttatttttattactatgtTTGCATTTCTTTAGCAGACATTAAatggaaatataattttactattttttgggCCGGGATATCTCATGTAAGAAGGCATCAACATTTCCTAGTGTATTGATGGGTTTTTGATGGGTATTGATGGGTTTCATCATTCTATTACCTCATTTTAAGAAATGTTCCACGATGCACACTCAGCACTTTCCCACTCTCATGAAATGGAAATAGTTTTATAAGTGGGTGCTGCAGAGGAGGAACTCTGAAACTTCACATTTCGTTTCTTCTTGTTAGAAGGATTTTATTCCCAACCGGGGAATCGCATACCTAGCTGGCTATCTAGTCTGAATGATATGCGATGACGGCAATTCCAaataactttttgaatttttttttcttttccaaattttttaaataaatttaacaaaatggcTGCTTATTCACCCTTAATAGGTATGTGGTTCTCACAACTTAAGTTCAAGGAGGTAGATGGCCTGTTTTCGTTTAGTCCTGAGCACCTCTGTTGTTAAATAGCTCGGGTAGGTTGGGCTTGAGAATAGGTTATGACATATGAAATACGTTACAGAATGTTATTGCCACCCTGTTATGCTTCGAAGGTTGGAAAGGAACTGCACGCATTCGCAAACAGACGCTTCAACAGCACTCGTATCCACCTTGCAGAACTGACGTTCGCCAACGCTTACAAAG from Anastrepha obliqua isolate idAnaObli1 chromosome 2, idAnaObli1_1.0, whole genome shotgun sequence harbors:
- the LOC129237105 gene encoding E3 ubiquitin-protein ligase ZNRF1, encoding MGAKASTPTASGQSPRSRTFSSSSTGTDAAQTASNSGLGSASTGADGGQGFNLLRTLPSLQVQHHVQNSSIDRQRARSLSSVPDIHNQQHGTSNTSCVVGGPHTHPAVSTAPSSNAFGLSSQAHSSAAANYLQHQHYPLGGDGSIRMSVPVSSSSFHDNSLMLNGGSGGGLSAGGRGLVSGPHSHTLNFEELQDASAAGANFVESIALAASSSSGASGIGRVYTATSLPSHIWSFNGIKCPVCNKFVLPDDIECHLVMCLTKPRLSYNEDVLSDAKGECVICLEDLNPGDIIARLPCLCIYHKGCIDRWFEVNRSCPEHPGD